One window of Perca flavescens isolate YP-PL-M2 chromosome 15, PFLA_1.0, whole genome shotgun sequence genomic DNA carries:
- the coa3b gene encoding cytochrome C oxidase assembly factor 3b codes for MAELGAEGSAKPLLTAAEKQLLRRRQELNYWKQNASRIRSRNLVTGLAIGAFVVGLFSYTILSVKQERIMDELDEEAKVHIIRGPRTGANS; via the exons ATGGCGGAGCTAGGCGCAGAAGGATCCGCAAAACCTCTACTGACCGCGGCGGAGAAACAACTCCTCCGCCGACGACAAGAGCTCAACTACTGGAAGCAAAACGCATCGCGGATCCGCAGCCGGAACCTGGTGACCGGCCTGGCTATTGGAGCGTTTGTGGTCGGCTTGT TCAGCTACACCATCCTGTCCGTCAAACAGGAGAGAATCATGGACGAGTTGGACGAAGAAGCCAAGGTCCACATCATCAGAGGGCCGCGGACCGGCGCCAACTCCTGA